A part of Homoserinibacter sp. YIM 151385 genomic DNA contains:
- a CDS encoding DNA polymerase III subunit delta' produces MGWDEVVGQDAAVAAVRAAAERGEGMTHSWLITGPPGSGRSNLAYAFAAALIARDGEDPAAVEAQVHARTHPDLGVLSTERVIIAIEEVRQLVAKSQFSPSSGRYRVMVIEDADRMTERTSNVLLKALEEPPPRTVWILCAPSEADLIPTIRSRVRSLRLRVPTVREVAALLEQRDGVPAAIAETAAREAQSHIGMAHRLATDADARERRSRTLQAALGIRSVGGAVRAAAELHEIAAADAKAITEERDAVEREEALRSLGVEPGGTVPPALRAQLKHLEEDQKRRATRSLRDGLDRILVDLLSLYRDVLVTQLGVGGELVNAAIADGIREAAALGDAPQTLATLDAVAEARTRIEGNVAPLLAIEAALVSAVRVREAQPGGAR; encoded by the coding sequence ATGGGCTGGGACGAGGTCGTCGGGCAGGATGCCGCGGTCGCCGCCGTGCGGGCCGCAGCCGAGCGGGGCGAGGGCATGACCCACTCCTGGCTCATCACCGGCCCGCCCGGCTCCGGGCGCTCCAACCTCGCCTACGCCTTCGCCGCCGCGCTCATCGCGCGAGACGGCGAGGATCCCGCCGCCGTCGAGGCGCAGGTCCACGCGCGCACCCACCCCGACCTCGGCGTCCTCAGCACCGAGCGCGTCATCATCGCGATCGAGGAGGTGCGCCAGCTCGTCGCGAAGAGCCAGTTCTCGCCCTCCTCCGGCCGCTACCGGGTCATGGTCATCGAGGACGCGGACCGCATGACCGAGCGCACCTCCAACGTCCTCCTCAAAGCGCTCGAGGAGCCGCCGCCGCGCACCGTCTGGATCCTCTGCGCGCCGAGCGAGGCCGACCTCATCCCCACGATCCGCTCGCGCGTCCGCTCGCTCCGACTCCGCGTGCCGACCGTGCGCGAGGTCGCCGCCCTCCTCGAGCAGCGCGACGGCGTGCCGGCCGCGATCGCCGAGACCGCGGCCCGCGAGGCCCAGTCGCACATCGGCATGGCGCACCGCCTCGCGACCGACGCCGACGCCCGAGAGCGCCGCTCGCGGACGCTCCAGGCCGCACTCGGCATCCGCAGCGTCGGCGGCGCCGTCCGGGCGGCCGCCGAGCTCCACGAGATCGCCGCCGCCGACGCGAAGGCCATCACCGAGGAGCGGGATGCCGTCGAGCGCGAGGAGGCGCTCAGGTCCCTCGGCGTCGAGCCCGGCGGCACGGTGCCCCCGGCGCTCCGCGCCCAGCTCAAGCACCTCGAGGAGGATCAGAAGCGGCGCGCCACCCGCAGCCTCCGCGACGGCCTCGACCGCATCCTCGTCGACCTCCTCTCCCTCTACCGCGACGTGCTCGTCACCCAGCTCGGCGTCGGCGGCGAGCTCGTCAACGCGGCGATCGCCGACGGCATCCGGGAGGCCGCGGCGCTCGGCGACGCACCGCAGACCCTCGCCACCCTCGATGCCGTCGCCGAGGCGCGCACGCGGATCGAGGGCAACGTCGCGCCGCTCCTCGCGATCGAGGCGGCGCTCGTGAGCGCCGTCCGCGTGCGCGAGGCACAGCCCGGAGGAGCGCGGTGA
- the tmk gene encoding dTMP kinase produces MAGLFITLEGGDGSGKTTQSRRLTAWLEEQGRTVEHAREPGGTELGLELREIILHRRGYMAPRAEALLYAADRAHNIATAVRPALERGEIVIQDRYLDSSVAYQGAGRVLDADEVRRLSLWAAEGLLPDLTILLDLDPAAGRERLDASRTRYDRLEAEEQDFHERVRAAYLALAEAEPGRFLVLDASEAPEVLAERIRVRVAELLEAGSR; encoded by the coding sequence ATGGCCGGGCTCTTCATCACCCTCGAGGGCGGCGACGGCTCCGGCAAGACCACGCAGTCGCGGCGGCTCACCGCCTGGCTCGAGGAGCAGGGTCGCACGGTCGAGCACGCGCGCGAGCCCGGCGGCACCGAGCTCGGCCTCGAGCTTCGCGAGATCATCCTCCACCGTCGCGGGTACATGGCCCCGCGCGCCGAGGCGCTCCTCTACGCGGCCGATCGCGCCCACAACATCGCGACCGCCGTGCGACCGGCGCTCGAGCGGGGCGAGATCGTCATCCAGGACCGCTACCTCGACTCCTCCGTCGCCTACCAGGGCGCCGGCCGGGTCCTCGACGCCGACGAGGTGCGGCGCCTCTCGCTCTGGGCGGCCGAGGGCCTGCTGCCCGACCTCACCATCCTGCTCGACCTCGACCCCGCCGCCGGCCGCGAACGGCTCGACGCGTCGCGCACCCGGTACGACCGGCTCGAGGCCGAGGAGCAGGACTTCCACGAGCGGGTCCGTGCCGCCTACCTCGCGCTCGCCGAGGCGGAGCCCGGGCGCTTCCTCGTGCTCGATGCGAGCGAGGCGCCCGAGGTGCTCGCCGAGCGCATCCGCGTCCGCGTCGCCGAGCTGCTCGAGGCGGGCTCGCGCTGA